The uncultured Trichococcus sp. DNA window GTATACGAACCTTCCTAGCTTGAAAGAGCTGACGGAAAAATACATCACCATCGACGGCCACGTTTCCAAAACGAAAGAAACATACACCGCCTTGGATAAATGCGCCAAAACGATTGATGATATGTGCCGCCACATCGGCGAAGATTACGTTCGCTTCATGTCCAATGATATCGAGGATATGGATATCGAGTTGGAACTTGCAAAGCAAGTTTTGAAAAGGGATAATGAAGGAAAAAGCAATGCAAATGCTTTGGACGAAGAACTATAGGGGGAATACTGATGGACCAATTTGATGCTACCGGACAAAATAAACAAACTGACAGCAAGGATGTCAATCAAGAACTGGACGATTTGCTGGCGAATCCTTTCTCGGATCCATTCGCGCAGCCAACAGTCATCGCTGATGCAACCGAAGCAACAGCCGAGGCGAGCAATCCGGATCGTCTGATCGATCGTTTGCCGGAGGAACGGCAAAAACAGGCTTTGGCATTAGCCGGCCAAATCGATGAGAACAACATGCAAGCCATCATCAGCTATGGTGCTGCAGCCCAAAAACAGCTGGGCGAATTCTCCCATTCTATGTTGGATCACGTTCAAAATCAGGACACCGGTGAAATCGGCGATTCCTTGAACGATCTGATGTATCGCCTCAATGAAGCCAAACCGGAAGACCTCCGTGCAGAAGACAACAACGTCTTCCGAAAAATCTTCGGCAAGGTAAAACAATCCGCTTACGAAATGACCGCAAAGTACCAGAAGATAGGCGCCCAAATCGATAAGATCGCGATCAAACTGGATAAAGAAAAAAATAGCCTGCTCAATGACAACGTCACGTTGGAGCAGCTATACCAAAAAAACAAGGATTATTTTGAAGCCTTGAATATCTACATCGCGGCCGGCGAGGTAAAAATGGAGGATCTTCAGAAAAACGCAATCCCGAAAGCGATCCAGGCTGCAGAAATTTCCCAAAGCCAAATGGATGTGCAGATCGTCAACGACCTGAAACAGTTCCTTGACCGACTTGAAAAACGCACCCACGACTTGCGTTTGACCAGACAAATGACGATCCAGCAAGCGCCACAGATCCGCTTGATCCAAAACACCAACCAAGCATTGGCTGAAAAAATCCAGTCCTCGATCCACACCGCCATCCCGTTATGGAAAAACCAAGTGGCCATCGCCCTTACGCTTCTGCGCCAAAAGGATGCAGTGACAGCGCAAAGGCAAGTATCGCAGACTACGAATGATCTGATGCGCAAGAATTCCGAAATGCTGAAAATATCAGCCATCGAAACAGCCAAAGAAAATGAACGGGGTGTGATCGATATCGAAACGCTCAAACAGACGCAGCAGGATCTGATCGAAACGTTGGAAGAGACGCTGAAGATCCAACAAGAAGGCCGGATCAAACGCAAAGAGGCCGAAAAAGAACTCTCTCTGATGGAAAACGACCTGAAGGTCAAGCTGCTGAATATCCACCAACAGGAACAACAACTCCACTGATACCTTAGAGCTGCCTCGTCTTTTCGGGGCAGCTCTTCATTTATCCTCTTATCCTGATTTTTGTCCTTGTGAAGCTGTGCTTTTCCCGCAACAGATGGATGGCTCCCACTTCCTGTTTTCAGAAAAGCCTTCATCCCAAGGGCTTATTGTTTGTATTGTGACTCCTTTTATATATAATAGTAGTACAGTTAATAAGAAATAACTATATTGTTACTGCACTTGTACTTGAAAAAAAGGAGGAAAAAAAATGGGCTTTATTTGGACTTTAATTGTCGGTGGTATCTTAGGCGCATTGGCTGGAGCTTTCATGGGTAAAGATATTCCCGGTGGCATCATCGGCAATATCGTTGCTGGTTTTCTCGGTTCGTGGTTAGGAACAACTTTATTTGGAGCATGGGGTCCTGAAATCGGAGGATTCTATATCGTTCCTGCATTGGTCGGAGCAGTCATCCTGATTTTCATCGTATCCTTCGCTATGAGAAGTATGAAAAAGTAACCTATCCTATCGATCACACGCAGACAGTTGTCTGTTATCTTATAGAAGCGCTGTTTTGCGATCCTGGCAAGGATCGTCAAAACAGCATTTTTTTTGCATGTAAAAAGCGCCGCAGAGAAACTCTGGGCGCTTTGAATTCGCTAATGTGAAAAAATAAGATTATAATTTTACAACGTTAGCTGCTTGAGGGCCACGGTTGCCGTCAACGATTTCAAATTCAACATCTTGGCCTTCTTCTAAAGTTTTGAAACCTTCACCTTGGATAGCTGAGAAATGTACGAATACATCGTCTTTTCCGTCAACTTCGATAAATCCAAAGCCTTTTTCGCCATTAAACCATTTTACTTTGCCTTGTTCCATAATCGTGTAATACCTCCAAAATTTTCATTGGTAAAATGCTAATACAAATAAATACTATCATATTAGTACAAGTTACTAATATAATTATAACGAATATCTCACTCGATTTCAAGAGGAAGTTATGCGCTTTCTTTAAAAAAATAATCAACCATGGAACGTCTTTTCACATTCACCCTAAAATCAACAGAAGCACGCAAGAATGCCGTCAGAAGACGTCCTCTTGCGTGCTCTTTGCTTATTGTTTACATAGTTTTAACGAGTTTCTTTCGGTAGAAAGGTTAGGCTTCTTCCTGCACGAGCGCTTCCGGATATTCAGATCTCACAATATCTGCACAACGTCCGCAAAGGGTGGCTGCATCTTCGATTGTTCCGACCTCTTCCTTGATGGCACGACATCTTTCACAAGTTTCCCCGTGTGCGTGTTCCACCAAGATGGCAAGATTGTCGAACTGCATCGCTTCAGCCGGAGCAGCTGCCAATTCCTTGATGTCAAGCTGCGAAACGATGAATAACTGTTCCAGGTTCGCATCAAGGGACGCGAACAAGGCTTTTGTTTCTTCATCAACGAACAAGGACAGATGCGCTTCAAAAGATTTTCCGATCGTCTTTTCGTTACGCGCAACTTCCAATGCTTTCAATGCCGCATCGCGGATGTCCATGAACTTTTCCCATTGGCCCAAAAGCGCTGTTTGGTCTTCGCGAATGCTGATTTCCGGCAATTCAGCCAATTGTGCGTATTGTTCCTCTTCTTTCAGGAAACTCCAAATCTCTTCCGTTGTATGCGGGATGATCGGTGTCAAAAGTTTCGCCAACTTAACCAATACTTCGTAAAATACGGTTTGCATGGCGCGTCTTTCCAGATTATCCTCTTTTTCGATATAAACAACATCTTTCGCAAAATCAAGATAGAATGCCGACAAATCAACTGTGCAGAAATTCATGATTGTTTGGTAGATTGTCGAAAACTCGTACTCTTTATAGGCTGTCACACATGTTTCAACCACTTGATCCAAGCGCGCCATCATGTATTGATCGACACTGCGCAGCTCCTCATAAGCCACTGCATGTTGCTTCGGTTGGAAATCTTCCGTATTCCCGATCAGGAAACGCATGGTGTTGCGGATCTTGCGGTAAGTCTCGGAAACCTGTTTCAGGATATCATCACTGATTCTGACATCGGATTCGTAGTCGACACTGGATACCCATAGGCGGATGATGTCTGCGCCCATGTTTTTGACGACTTTTTCCGGAAGGACAGTATTGCCCAATGATTTGCTCATTTTGCGGCCTTCACCATCCAAAACGAACCCTTGGGAAAGGACTGTTTTGTATGGCGCAATGCCGTTGATCGCAACGCTGGTCGTAATGCTTGAGTTGAACCAACCACGGTATTGATCGGAGCCTTCCAAGTACATATCAGCAGGGAATGTCAAATCTTCTCTTGCGCGCAGAACAGCCTCATGGGAAGATCCGGAATCGAACCAAACATCCATGATGTCCATTTCCTTTGTAAATTCTCCGTTCGGGCTGCCTGGGTGTGTGAATCCTTCAGGAAGCAAGTCTTTAGCATCTCTTTCGAACCATACGTTCGAACCGAATTCGCCGATCAATTTCGCAACGTGATCGATCGTTTCCGGCGTGATGACGGGTTCTCCATTTTCCGCATAGAAAATCGGCAGCGGAACTCCCCAAACGCGTTGACGGGAAATGACCCAATCGCCGCGGTCCCGGATCATGTTGAATAACCGGACTTTTCCGGATGGATGCAGCCACTCAACATTTTCGATTTCATCCAGAATGTCTTGACGGAATTTATCGATGGATGCAAACCATTGCGGCGTTGCGCGATAGATGACTGGTTTCTTTGTGCGCCAGTCATGCGGATAACTGTGGACGAAGAAGTCCAGTTTCAGCAAAGCACCCTTTTCAGTCAACAAGTCCGTGATCGGTTTATTGGCTTTATCGTAGAACACGCCCTCGAATCCTGGCGCTTCAGCTGTAAAGCAGCCTTTGTTGTCTATCGGTGATAATACTTCCAAACCATATTTTTTGCTGACGAGATAGTCATCCTCGCCGTGTCCGGGAGCTGTATGGACCAAACCGGTACCCGCTTCAAGCGTTACATGGTCGCCGACCATGACCAAAGACTCTCGCTCATAAAACGGATGGTGGACGGTCATGTACTCCAAATCCGATCCTTTCAGTTCCTGCAGCATATCCACAGATTCCCATCCGATGGCTTCCTTGATTGTGCCCAGCAATTCTTTTGCGACAACAAATTTTCTTCCTTCAACAGAAACAACAACATATTCGAAATCAGCATTAACGGAAATGCCTAAGTTTGCCGGCAAAGTCCACGGGGTGGTCGTCCAGATGATGAGAGCCGTATCGTTATCCAAAAGCCCTTTGCCGTCTTTGATCTGGAAAGCGACATAAATGGATGGAGACTTCACATCTTTATATTCGATTTCAGCTTCCGCCAGCGAGGATTCACTCGAAGGCGACCAGTAGATTGGTTTCAGACCTTTATAGATGTAGCCTTTTTCCGCCATTTTTCCGAATACGCGTATTTCAGCCTCTTCATATTTCGGCAACAAGGTCACGTATGGATTTTCCCAATCGCCTGCGATACCCAAACGTTTGAAGACGGTTCTTTGTCCGTCAATCTGATTCCAAGCATAATCTTCACACAATTTGCGGAAATCGGCCAAGCTCATCGCTTTGCGGTTCACGCCTGTATTCGTTAAGGCTTGTTCAATCGGAAGGCCGTGCGTATCCCATCCCGGAACAAAAGGGGATCGGAAGCCGGACATGGATTTCGAGCGGACGATGATGTCCTTGCTGATTTTATTCAAGGCATGCCCCATGTGGACAGCACCGTTGGCATATGGAGGGCCATCGTGTAGGACAAATGTCGGTTTATCCGCATTTTTTTCTTGTCGTTTGGCATAAATATCTTTTTCTTCCCAGTCCTTTTGCCATTCCAATTCGCGGACAGGCAAGTTAGCTTTCATAGGAAAAGCCGTTTTTCCCAGGTGTAGCGTATCTTTCATTTTCATTATCGCGAGCTCCCTTTTGTTTAAATTTTTTCTACAAAAAAAGACCCGTCTCCAAAAGGGACGAAGTCTTCGTGGTACCACCCAAATTCAAAGCGGCAACGGCCGTAATCGGCTGTCGTGCTTCCTCATTCAAACCGTTAACGCTGTTCAGGCGACCTTTTTTACTTATGTTTGTTCAAAAAGATTCTCATGGAGGATCCTTAAAAAAGAGGGACTTATTGGCCTTTCACCATTCGCCAATTCGCTGGAAGTTTCCTTTTTTCGGGTGTTCCATTCTTCAATACGTAGATTTTACTTGTTTTCTTCCGGAATTTCAATAGCTTCCACAGCAGCTTCCGCAAGTTTTTCTTCCGCCCTGGCTTCTTCGGCCAATCTTCCGCCGACTTCAAACTCGGCTGCATCATCGGAATTGGCGACCAATTCATCGATGATGCGTGTGCGGTTGGATAACACTTCATTCAGAGTAGGCGTTGAAACCTGACCTTCCGGTGAAGCGTTCAGCAGATTATTCCATTCATCATTCATGATGAGGTTCAATTGGGATTCAACCAAAAGTTGCAGTTTCTGTTTGAAGTTTCGGCTTTCCTTACGGACGCTGTCAGTTTCTTCATTGATTTTTGTCGCTTTCCCGGCTGCTTCATGCAACAAACGGTCCGCACTCTTTTCGGCTTCGAACAGAATGATTTCAGCTTCTTTGCGCGCATTTTCTTTCAGTCTGTCGGCAGCATCCTGCGCCACCACGATCGACTTGTTCAAAGCATCCTGCAGGTTGCTGAAATACTGAAGTTTTTCTTCGGCAAATTTCAGTTGCTTCTGCAGATCTTTATTTTGTTTGATGACTTCTTCAAATTCTTTTGTGACAGTATCCAAAAAGTCATTGACTTGTTCTTTATCGTACCCTTTTATTTTGACAGGGAATTCCTTGTGCTGAATATCTAATGGAGTCAAACTCATCTTATACACACCTTTCGTTCTTGTCATTCTTATTTGTACAATACGCCAAATTCGACGCGCCATTTGTCTTTCTTGGACTTTCCTTCTATGGCCTTTATCTGGATCCGGCCATAACCACGGATGGACACGATGTCCAGCAACCCCAATTCGAAATCGGGACGTTCGAATACCGACCAATTCAACTTCACTTTTCCGCTGCTCACCAATTCTTTGGCTCGTTGTCTGGATATGTTGTAGATGGTTGCAATCACTGTATCCAACCGCAACGAGCTGACCGTGTCATGAACAATCGTCCAGTCATCGATAGGTGTGATCAGATCAGTATAGTTCCGGCTCTCTAAGCGGACACTGACCTTGCCTATCTTAGTGACTTGCGCATGCACATAACTCGCTATATTCGACGCCAATAAAAACTGCCAACGTATGCCATCAGACAGGATATCTCCGAAAAGTTCTCTTTTCATGCCGGTTCCGATCAGTGTTCCCAGTATTTTCCCATGGGTCAGGCTAGCAAATTTTGATGGGTACACTACTTCAGTGAGTTCCATTTCAAAGTCGTCTTGGGTCGGATTGAAATACTCGGGGCAAATGATTGCCCGCTTGCGTTCCGCCGCCTCATAGCCCCCGTAAAATTGGACATGAACCTCACCTTTTTTTCCGACCAGCATCTCAAGGATATACTGTTGTCTCGGATCCAGGAAATCCGTCAAATATGGCGTATAGGTTTCTTCTGCTTGCGTAATCCAAGATTGGGCACTGTCAATGAACGGCTGCTCTTCCTTGCGGAAATGTTGATAAACTTCTTGCATACAAATCCCTCACTTTTTCGTTTGATGAAAAAATGTCCGTCAGTTCAGCAATCTGATCAGGAACAGGATAACAACCTGCGCTCCATACTCCACCAAATTCAGGAATAGGATGCCCGCCACTACACTGAAGCTCACCATGCCTACAGATGGGATCAATCTTCTGAATATATCCAGGTAAGGCTCTACAATGCTGGAGATAAAATAGCCGAACTTGGAACTTCTGGCTCCCGGCAACCAACTCATCAGTGCGTATACCAACAAGACTGTCGAATAGGCCGATATGCCCCAACGAATAATCTGTAAAAGCCAAATCAATATTTCTGTCATTTTGTTTCCTTTCTAGTAGAACGAACGCTCTTCCTCCAGTGTTTCGGCCAGTGCGCCTTCGACTCCGACTGAAGCTGGGGTGCATAAAAAGATTTCATCGCCCACGCGTTGGATTTCTCCCCCGATTGCATATACCGTTCCGGTCAGAAAGTCCACGATCCGTTTTGCTTGTTCCGCGTCTATCCTTTTGAAGTTAAGCAGTACTGCCTGATTTTTCAGCAGATTATCGGCAATCTTTTCCACCTCGGAATAGACTCTGGGCTCCACGACATGGATGCTGGCTTTTTCGGTCATTGCTTGTTGATTCATAGGAATTACCTTTGCTTTCGTCGATCTTTTTTGAGTGCTCCGATAAGACGGGGCCCCTTCTTCATTGCGCTCGGACCTGCGGACCGGAACGACAGTCGATGGCTCATCGACTTCCTCAAATCCATCTTCCTCTTCTTCAATGGCAAAGTACTTTCGGAATAAATCTTTCAGACCCATAAGACCCCTCACTTCTTCTTCGTCTATGCTTCTGTCTCAGCAAAGAATGCCGATCCGACACGTACGAAGGTTGCGCCTTCGGCAATCGCTATCGGATAATCTTGGCTCATGCCCATGCTCGTCTCTTTGCATGGGGCATGCGCCAAGTTCAACGCCGCTACTTGCTCTTGCATTATTTTCAGATCCTTAAAACATTGACGCAACTCCACGTCTGTTGCATCAATGGGTGCCATCGTCATCAAACCGACAACGAAGATGTTCGGAAAACTTTCCAGACTCTTGATGAAAGGGATTGCCTCGGATACGGAAAGACCGTGTTTTGAGCTCTCCCCTGTAACATTGACCTGCACGAAACAAGAAACAGGCTGTTCCGCCCGTTCGTTGATTTCCTTTGCCAATGACATACGATCCAGTGCGTGGAAGTAGGCGATGCGATTGATCACCTGCTTCACTTTCCTTGTCTGTAAGGTACCGATGTAATGCCAGATGATGTCTTCTTGCGGAAGTGCTGCTTGCTTTTCGATCAGACCTTCGGGGCGATTCTCCGCAAAGTGACGGTACCCCAAGCGGTATAATTCTGCCACTTGTTCTGCAGGCTTTGTCTTCGTGACGGCGACAACCGTCACTTCTTCCCGTTTGCGCACGGCTGACAGGCAGGCCGCTTCCACTGTTGACTCGACTTTCCGGCAATTTCTTTCAATATTCATGCTTATCTGCGTCTCTTGCGGAAGAAAGGCGGTGTATCCAATGAATCCTCTCCACCGTTTCTGTCTTCTTTATTTTCGTGATAACGTGGATAATTATCTTCTGTTTGTTTGACAGGGTATTCTTCTGACTCAGGTTGAGCCGAAAGAGGTGCCTGTTCTCTCACGCTAGTGTCTCTGCGGATATCCCAGTCGCCGAACAGGTCTTTGGCCGGTTTTTCTTCTGCTCTTTCGGTCGGAACTTGTTTCTCGGGGTATGAAACAGGTGCGTTCCCTACCTCTTTACGCCCCTTGAAAGCACTGCCTCCGCGATTAACGGTTTTTTTTTCATCTTTTTTTTTGTCGT harbors:
- a CDS encoding toxic anion resistance protein translates to MDQFDATGQNKQTDSKDVNQELDDLLANPFSDPFAQPTVIADATEATAEASNPDRLIDRLPEERQKQALALAGQIDENNMQAIISYGAAAQKQLGEFSHSMLDHVQNQDTGEIGDSLNDLMYRLNEAKPEDLRAEDNNVFRKIFGKVKQSAYEMTAKYQKIGAQIDKIAIKLDKEKNSLLNDNVTLEQLYQKNKDYFEALNIYIAAGEVKMEDLQKNAIPKAIQAAEISQSQMDVQIVNDLKQFLDRLEKRTHDLRLTRQMTIQQAPQIRLIQNTNQALAEKIQSSIHTAIPLWKNQVAIALTLLRQKDAVTAQRQVSQTTNDLMRKNSEMLKISAIETAKENERGVIDIETLKQTQQDLIETLEETLKIQQEGRIKRKEAEKELSLMENDLKVKLLNIHQQEQQLH
- a CDS encoding GlsB/YeaQ/YmgE family stress response membrane protein; the encoded protein is MGFIWTLIVGGILGALAGAFMGKDIPGGIIGNIVAGFLGSWLGTTLFGAWGPEIGGFYIVPALVGAVILIFIVSFAMRSMKK
- a CDS encoding cold-shock protein, yielding MEQGKVKWFNGEKGFGFIEVDGKDDVFVHFSAIQGEGFKTLEEGQDVEFEIVDGNRGPQAANVVKL
- the ileS gene encoding isoleucine--tRNA ligase, which codes for MKMKDTLHLGKTAFPMKANLPVRELEWQKDWEEKDIYAKRQEKNADKPTFVLHDGPPYANGAVHMGHALNKISKDIIVRSKSMSGFRSPFVPGWDTHGLPIEQALTNTGVNRKAMSLADFRKLCEDYAWNQIDGQRTVFKRLGIAGDWENPYVTLLPKYEEAEIRVFGKMAEKGYIYKGLKPIYWSPSSESSLAEAEIEYKDVKSPSIYVAFQIKDGKGLLDNDTALIIWTTTPWTLPANLGISVNADFEYVVVSVEGRKFVVAKELLGTIKEAIGWESVDMLQELKGSDLEYMTVHHPFYERESLVMVGDHVTLEAGTGLVHTAPGHGEDDYLVSKKYGLEVLSPIDNKGCFTAEAPGFEGVFYDKANKPITDLLTEKGALLKLDFFVHSYPHDWRTKKPVIYRATPQWFASIDKFRQDILDEIENVEWLHPSGKVRLFNMIRDRGDWVISRQRVWGVPLPIFYAENGEPVITPETIDHVAKLIGEFGSNVWFERDAKDLLPEGFTHPGSPNGEFTKEMDIMDVWFDSGSSHEAVLRAREDLTFPADMYLEGSDQYRGWFNSSITTSVAINGIAPYKTVLSQGFVLDGEGRKMSKSLGNTVLPEKVVKNMGADIIRLWVSSVDYESDVRISDDILKQVSETYRKIRNTMRFLIGNTEDFQPKQHAVAYEELRSVDQYMMARLDQVVETCVTAYKEYEFSTIYQTIMNFCTVDLSAFYLDFAKDVVYIEKEDNLERRAMQTVFYEVLVKLAKLLTPIIPHTTEEIWSFLKEEEQYAQLAELPEISIREDQTALLGQWEKFMDIRDAALKALEVARNEKTIGKSFEAHLSLFVDEETKALFASLDANLEQLFIVSQLDIKELAAAPAEAMQFDNLAILVEHAHGETCERCRAIKEEVGTIEDAATLCGRCADIVRSEYPEALVQEEA
- a CDS encoding DivIVA domain-containing protein, whose amino-acid sequence is MSLTPLDIQHKEFPVKIKGYDKEQVNDFLDTVTKEFEEVIKQNKDLQKQLKFAEEKLQYFSNLQDALNKSIVVAQDAADRLKENARKEAEIILFEAEKSADRLLHEAAGKATKINEETDSVRKESRNFKQKLQLLVESQLNLIMNDEWNNLLNASPEGQVSTPTLNEVLSNRTRIIDELVANSDDAAEFEVGGRLAEEARAEEKLAEAAVEAIEIPEENK
- a CDS encoding RNA-binding protein, which gives rise to MQEVYQHFRKEEQPFIDSAQSWITQAEETYTPYLTDFLDPRQQYILEMLVGKKGEVHVQFYGGYEAAERKRAIICPEYFNPTQDDFEMELTEVVYPSKFASLTHGKILGTLIGTGMKRELFGDILSDGIRWQFLLASNIASYVHAQVTKIGKVSVRLESRNYTDLITPIDDWTIVHDTVSSLRLDTVIATIYNISRQRAKELVSSGKVKLNWSVFERPDFELGLLDIVSIRGYGRIQIKAIEGKSKKDKWRVEFGVLYK
- a CDS encoding YggT family protein codes for the protein MTEILIWLLQIIRWGISAYSTVLLVYALMSWLPGARSSKFGYFISSIVEPYLDIFRRLIPSVGMVSFSVVAGILFLNLVEYGAQVVILFLIRLLN
- a CDS encoding cell division protein SepF, whose product is MGLKDLFRKYFAIEEEEDGFEEVDEPSTVVPVRRSERNEEGAPSYRSTQKRSTKAKVIPMNQQAMTEKASIHVVEPRVYSEVEKIADNLLKNQAVLLNFKRIDAEQAKRIVDFLTGTVYAIGGEIQRVGDEIFLCTPASVGVEGALAETLEEERSFY
- a CDS encoding YggS family pyridoxal phosphate-dependent enzyme, yielding MNIERNCRKVESTVEAACLSAVRKREEVTVVAVTKTKPAEQVAELYRLGYRHFAENRPEGLIEKQAALPQEDIIWHYIGTLQTRKVKQVINRIAYFHALDRMSLAKEINERAEQPVSCFVQVNVTGESSKHGLSVSEAIPFIKSLESFPNIFVVGLMTMAPIDATDVELRQCFKDLKIMQEQVAALNLAHAPCKETSMGMSQDYPIAIAEGATFVRVGSAFFAETEA